A region from the Sulfurospirillum oryzae genome encodes:
- a CDS encoding ribonucleoside-diphosphate reductase subunit alpha encodes MLTVQKRNGRIEPLDISKIQKYTSSAIKGLDNVSQSELEVDAKIQFRDQITTEEIQKTLIKTAVDKIDIDRPNWTYVAARLFLYDLYHKVNGFTGYGSFAEYLERGEKEGRIALGLKEKYNLKDLESHLKPERDLQFTYLGIKTLHDRYLIKNRQGKPIELPQHMFMAIAMFLAQNELNSQDWAKKFYDVISKFEVMLATPTLSNARTTRHQLSSCYIGSTPDNIEGIFDSYKEMSLLSKFGGGIGWDWNLVRSMGGMIDGHKNAAGGVIPFLKITNDIAVAVDQLGTRKGAIAVYLEPWHMDISDFLDLKKNSGEERRRAHELFPALWINDLFMKRVEENAIWTLFDPAETGDLCEVFGEEFERRYIAYEQSDKVAKEYVPAKELWKKILTSYFESGSPFLCFKDNANKANPNDHSGIIRSSNLCTEIFQNTQPNHYKIKIVFNDQTFITYEESDLVKVDSGITKEAKKVTALDSIDGKDIFIVEKEMVEGKTAVCNLASVNLSIINTKEDIERTIPIAIRMLDNVIDLNFYPHAKVKHTNLKSRAIGLGVMGEAQMLAEQHIAWGSYEHFSKIDEVMEAISYNVILASSNLAIEKGAYPEFAGSKWSRGIFPIDTANEEAKKLVDRGGLFGYMYDWDSLKEKVKQNGMRNGYLMAIAPTSSISILVGTTQTIEPVYKRKWFEENLSGMIPVVAPNLNPDTWGFYTPAYELDQRVLIKAGAIRQKWIDQGQSLNIFITLDKASGKYLNDIYMLGWKLGIKSTYYLRSQSPENKLEVADRSIECEGCQ; translated from the coding sequence ATGTTAACTGTCCAAAAGCGTAATGGTCGCATAGAGCCACTAGACATCTCTAAAATTCAAAAATATACCAGCTCTGCCATCAAAGGTTTGGACAACGTTTCCCAGAGTGAACTTGAAGTTGATGCAAAAATTCAGTTTCGTGATCAAATCACCACTGAAGAAATTCAAAAAACATTGATCAAAACGGCGGTTGATAAAATTGATATTGATCGTCCAAACTGGACCTATGTTGCAGCACGCCTTTTTCTCTATGACCTCTATCATAAAGTCAATGGCTTTACAGGGTATGGAAGCTTTGCTGAGTATTTGGAGCGCGGAGAGAAAGAGGGAAGAATTGCACTAGGTCTTAAAGAAAAATATAACCTTAAAGACTTAGAATCTCATCTCAAACCTGAACGTGATCTTCAATTTACTTACCTTGGCATCAAGACACTTCATGATCGTTATTTGATCAAAAACCGACAAGGTAAACCCATCGAGTTGCCACAGCACATGTTTATGGCAATTGCTATGTTTTTGGCGCAAAATGAGCTTAATTCACAAGACTGGGCAAAGAAGTTTTACGATGTCATCAGTAAATTTGAAGTGATGTTGGCAACACCTACACTCTCAAACGCACGAACAACACGCCATCAACTCAGCTCATGCTACATCGGAAGTACGCCTGATAATATCGAAGGTATTTTCGACTCCTACAAAGAGATGTCACTACTCAGTAAATTTGGTGGAGGCATTGGTTGGGATTGGAACTTGGTACGCTCGATGGGTGGCATGATCGATGGTCATAAAAATGCCGCAGGTGGCGTTATACCGTTTCTTAAAATCACCAATGACATTGCCGTTGCCGTTGATCAACTGGGTACCCGTAAAGGTGCTATTGCCGTTTATCTAGAGCCTTGGCACATGGACATCTCTGACTTCTTAGACTTGAAGAAAAATTCAGGTGAAGAGAGGCGTCGTGCACACGAACTTTTCCCAGCATTATGGATTAACGATCTCTTTATGAAAAGAGTCGAAGAAAATGCTATTTGGACGCTTTTTGACCCAGCAGAGACAGGTGATTTGTGTGAAGTTTTTGGCGAAGAGTTTGAGCGACGTTACATCGCGTATGAGCAAAGTGACAAGGTTGCCAAAGAGTATGTGCCCGCAAAAGAGTTGTGGAAGAAAATTCTGACGAGTTACTTTGAAAGCGGTAGTCCTTTTTTATGCTTTAAAGACAATGCCAATAAAGCCAATCCAAACGACCATTCGGGAATTATTAGAAGCTCTAACTTGTGTACAGAGATTTTTCAAAATACTCAGCCGAACCACTATAAAATTAAAATTGTTTTTAACGATCAAACTTTCATTACCTATGAAGAGAGTGATTTAGTCAAAGTAGACAGTGGTATTACCAAAGAGGCTAAGAAAGTAACAGCACTTGATAGCATCGATGGTAAAGATATTTTTATTGTTGAAAAAGAGATGGTAGAGGGCAAAACAGCTGTGTGTAACTTAGCGAGTGTTAACCTCTCCATTATCAATACAAAAGAAGATATTGAGCGAACGATCCCAATTGCCATACGAATGCTAGACAATGTTATCGACCTTAACTTCTACCCACATGCAAAAGTAAAACATACTAACCTCAAATCACGTGCGATTGGTTTGGGTGTTATGGGTGAAGCTCAAATGCTTGCAGAACAACACATTGCATGGGGAAGTTATGAGCACTTTAGTAAAATTGATGAAGTGATGGAAGCAATCAGCTACAACGTTATTCTCGCCTCTTCGAACTTGGCCATTGAAAAAGGTGCTTATCCAGAATTTGCGGGTTCTAAATGGAGCAGAGGTATTTTCCCTATCGATACAGCCAATGAGGAAGCTAAAAAACTGGTCGATCGTGGTGGTCTTTTTGGCTATATGTATGACTGGGATAGTTTAAAAGAGAAAGTGAAACAAAATGGTATGCGTAATGGTTATTTGATGGCAATTGCACCAACCAGTTCTATCTCTATTCTTGTAGGAACAACCCAAACCATTGAACCTGTTTATAAACGTAAATGGTTTGAAGAGAATCTCTCAGGCATGATCCCCGTTGTTGCTCCAAATCTTAATCCAGATACGTGGGGATTTTATACGCCTGCGTATGAACTCGATCAAAGAGTGCTTATCAAAGCGGGTGCGATTAGACAAAAATGGATTGATCAAGGACAGAGTCTTAATATCTTTATCACACTTGATAAAGCCAGCGGAAAGTACCTTAATGACATCTATATGCTAGGATGGAAATTGGGTATTAAATCAACCTACTATCTACGCTCACAATCACCTGAAAATAAACTCGAAGTAGCAGATCGCAGCATTGAGTGTGAGGGTTGCCAATAA
- a CDS encoding RluA family pseudouridine synthase has product MAYTLKKFVLEKPTLAFRFLMDTFEISMGEAQKMVDKRRVFVDEEQLLKKSALIVGNIGVVVFEGNPKGLQPIFETDDFAVFEKPSGVMMHPRKRSDGYTLNDEIKSLYGKDANAAHRIDKSTSGLVLVGKHKQAEIDLKRIFASREVHKSYLALVHGKIDDTLMINEKLKRDVETSQIRLKVHVDERGKVSQTKITPLHYFADKNATLVEAVPYTGRQHQIRVHLFHVKHHIVGDPLYGINEVYAEKFLDGLMSAEEQLEITQSSRLLLHAQSLAFEYKGIPYKIESSFDAKTVFYNLMKG; this is encoded by the coding sequence TTGGCGTATACTTTGAAAAAGTTTGTTCTTGAAAAACCTACACTTGCCTTTCGTTTCTTAATGGATACATTTGAGATTAGTATGGGTGAAGCACAAAAAATGGTTGATAAAAGACGCGTGTTTGTTGATGAAGAACAGCTTCTAAAGAAATCAGCTCTGATTGTGGGTAATATTGGTGTTGTTGTTTTTGAAGGTAATCCTAAAGGGCTACAACCTATTTTTGAGACAGATGATTTTGCAGTTTTTGAAAAACCAAGTGGGGTTATGATGCACCCACGAAAACGAAGCGATGGATATACTCTTAATGATGAAATAAAGTCTCTCTATGGAAAAGATGCCAATGCAGCTCATCGAATTGATAAAAGTACAAGTGGATTGGTTTTAGTTGGTAAGCATAAACAAGCCGAGATTGATCTCAAACGTATTTTTGCATCAAGAGAAGTTCATAAGAGTTACTTAGCGTTGGTTCATGGTAAAATAGATGATACTTTGATGATCAATGAAAAACTAAAACGCGATGTTGAAACAAGTCAAATTCGTCTTAAAGTGCATGTGGATGAAAGGGGAAAAGTTTCTCAAACAAAAATTACTCCACTTCACTATTTTGCAGATAAAAATGCAACACTCGTTGAGGCTGTGCCTTATACGGGTAGGCAACACCAAATTAGAGTTCATTTGTTCCACGTGAAACATCACATCGTTGGAGATCCACTTTATGGAATTAATGAAGTTTATGCAGAAAAGTTTTTAGATGGTTTGATGAGCGCAGAAGAACAACTTGAAATCACTCAAAGCTCAAGGCTTCTTTTACATGCCCAATCATTAGCATTTGAATATAAAGGGATACCCTATAAAATAGAATCAAGTTTTGATGCTAAAACAGTATTTTATAATTTAATGAAAGGATAG
- a CDS encoding aspartate/glutamate racemase family protein, translating into MKTIGLIGGMSWESTLSYYKLLNEGVKAKRGGLHSAKIILHSVDFAPIARLQSEGKWEEAAVIIKEAALSLERAGVDFILLCTNTMHKILPLVSPHVKTPFLHIAEATAKTLNTHGAHKAILLGTKFTMQESFYKEVLNAHHIEVVTPDVKSIEIINQVIFQELCVGKIETTSKEMFLKIIHDLKTQDESIDAVILGCTEIGLLLDQKSSNLPLFDTTVLHVNEAINHALNQ; encoded by the coding sequence ATGAAAACAATAGGACTCATCGGCGGTATGAGTTGGGAGTCAACACTGAGTTATTACAAGCTTCTCAACGAAGGCGTAAAAGCAAAACGTGGTGGGCTACATAGTGCAAAGATCATCTTACATTCCGTTGATTTCGCTCCCATTGCTCGCTTGCAAAGTGAAGGTAAATGGGAAGAGGCGGCTGTTATTATCAAAGAAGCGGCACTTTCGTTAGAACGCGCAGGAGTGGATTTTATACTTTTATGCACCAATACTATGCACAAAATTCTTCCATTAGTCAGTCCTCATGTTAAAACACCTTTTTTACATATTGCAGAAGCGACTGCAAAAACACTCAATACTCATGGTGCACATAAAGCTATCTTGTTAGGGACAAAATTTACCATGCAAGAGTCTTTTTACAAAGAGGTTTTAAATGCACATCACATTGAAGTTGTTACTCCCGATGTAAAGTCAATAGAAATCATCAATCAGGTTATCTTTCAAGAACTCTGTGTTGGTAAAATTGAAACAACCTCAAAAGAAATGTTTTTGAAAATTATTCATGATCTAAAAACACAAGATGAAAGTATTGATGCTGTCATTTTAGGATGTACTGAGATTGGTCTTTTATTGGATCAGAAAAGCTCCAATCTTCCGTTGTTTGACACCACTGTTTTACATGTAAATGAAGCCATCAACCATGCACTAAATCAATAA
- a CDS encoding phosphorylase family protein yields the protein MILCAGRNETFDFARPIGVGLIESAINLTKFVLEEKPAFLFFLGTVGSYGNYQPLDLVYSHNAANVELGFLQNQCYTPLENCIEAEKAYVSRGTIHPSPIINSSNYITTDQVLAQQMLNRNLELENMEFFSVVSVANQFKIPCSGLFVVTNYCNENAHNDFIKNHAKAKELIALHVEKNMKI from the coding sequence ATGATCCTCTGCGCAGGAAGAAATGAGACATTTGATTTTGCTAGACCTATTGGTGTAGGGTTAATCGAAAGTGCTATCAATTTAACGAAGTTTGTACTTGAAGAAAAACCTGCTTTTTTATTTTTTTTAGGAACGGTTGGAAGCTATGGCAATTATCAGCCACTAGATCTCGTTTATAGCCATAATGCTGCTAACGTTGAACTTGGTTTTTTACAAAATCAATGTTATACCCCTTTAGAAAATTGTATTGAAGCAGAAAAAGCCTATGTTTCACGTGGAACTATTCACCCATCACCTATTATCAATTCGAGCAATTACATTACAACTGATCAAGTACTTGCTCAACAGATGCTTAACAGAAATCTTGAACTGGAAAATATGGAGTTCTTTTCTGTTGTGAGTGTTGCCAATCAATTTAAAATTCCTTGTTCTGGACTTTTTGTTGTTACAAATTATTGCAATGAAAATGCTCACAATGATTTTATAAAGAATCATGCTAAAGCAAAAGAGTTAATTGCTTTACATGTAGAAAAAAATATGAAAATTTGA
- the hisF gene encoding imidazole glycerol phosphate synthase subunit HisF, with translation MEHFAKRIIPCLDVKNGRVVKGVNFVGLKDAGDPVEIAKRYNEEGADELTFLDITASHEGRGTIVDIVEKVAREVFIPLTVGGGIRTLDDIYRLLHVGCDKVSINSPAIANPHFIDESSKRFGSQCIVVAIDAKRMGDSWHVFVNGGRIDTGLDALAWAKEAQERGAGEILLTSMDCDGAKNGYDIPLTSQMSSMLDIPVIASGGAGTMEHIKDAFLNGADAALAASIFHFKEIDIMDLKRYLRNEGIAVRL, from the coding sequence ATGGAGCATTTTGCAAAGCGTATTATCCCTTGTCTTGATGTCAAAAACGGACGCGTTGTTAAGGGTGTTAATTTTGTTGGACTCAAAGATGCAGGCGACCCTGTTGAAATAGCAAAACGATACAATGAAGAAGGGGCTGATGAACTCACTTTTTTAGATATTACGGCAAGCCATGAAGGTCGCGGAACCATTGTAGATATTGTTGAAAAAGTTGCACGCGAAGTTTTTATTCCACTCACTGTTGGGGGAGGCATCCGAACATTGGATGATATCTATAGACTTTTACATGTAGGATGTGACAAAGTAAGTATCAACTCTCCTGCTATTGCCAATCCACATTTTATAGATGAGTCATCCAAACGTTTTGGCTCTCAATGTATTGTTGTAGCAATAGATGCAAAACGCATGGGTGATTCGTGGCATGTTTTTGTTAATGGCGGACGAATTGATACAGGTCTTGATGCACTTGCTTGGGCAAAAGAAGCCCAAGAGAGGGGGGCAGGAGAAATACTCTTAACCTCAATGGATTGCGATGGTGCTAAAAATGGATACGATATCCCACTGACTTCGCAAATGAGTAGCATGCTTGATATTCCTGTGATTGCGAGTGGTGGGGCAGGGACAATGGAGCATATTAAAGATGCGTTCTTAAATGGTGCGGATGCTGCACTTGCCGCTTCTATTTTTCACTTTAAAGAAATTGATATTATGGATCTAAAACGTTACCTCAGGAATGAGGGAATTGCAGTACGATTATGA
- the rlmN gene encoding 23S rRNA (adenine(2503)-C(2))-methyltransferase RlmN, with amino-acid sequence MEKQNIFDLSKEELSEVIKPSFRAKQIYQWLYQKYVTSFDEMKNLPKDLKEQLNSTYYLDPLTIVKVEESRDGSKKYLFSLNDGNTVESVLLPMKQEQTDEEGNLVHHTRYTICISSQVGCKIGCAFCLTGKSGFKRNLTAGEITSQVLMIKRDNGIAENRRVNIVYMGMGEPLDNLTNVSKAVRIFNDLDGLSISPRRQTISTSGLSSQIEKLGKMDLGVLLAISLHAVDDELREKLMPINKAYNIESIINAVKAFPIDARKRVMFEYLVMKGINDDQKSAKKLVKLLHGIKSKVNLIYFNSHPGSEFGRPLEKDMVAFQQYLVDHGVLCTIRQSKGLDISAACGQLKDKEQKNDNA; translated from the coding sequence ATGGAAAAACAAAATATATTTGATCTCTCCAAAGAAGAGTTATCTGAAGTTATCAAACCTTCTTTTAGAGCTAAACAAATTTACCAATGGCTCTATCAAAAATATGTTACTTCTTTTGACGAGATGAAAAACTTACCAAAAGATTTAAAAGAGCAACTCAATTCAACATACTATCTTGATCCACTTACGATCGTCAAAGTTGAAGAGAGTAGGGATGGCAGTAAAAAATATCTCTTTTCACTCAATGATGGCAATACGGTAGAATCTGTACTTTTACCCATGAAACAAGAGCAAACAGATGAAGAAGGAAACCTTGTTCATCACACACGCTATACCATCTGTATCTCTTCGCAAGTAGGGTGTAAAATAGGATGTGCTTTTTGTCTTACTGGAAAAAGTGGTTTTAAACGTAATCTAACAGCAGGGGAGATAACATCCCAAGTTTTAATGATTAAACGTGATAATGGTATTGCAGAAAATAGACGCGTGAATATTGTTTATATGGGAATGGGTGAACCACTGGACAATCTCACTAACGTAAGCAAAGCGGTACGCATTTTTAATGACCTTGATGGACTTTCGATTTCACCTCGTAGACAAACCATCTCTACAAGTGGACTGAGCTCTCAAATAGAAAAACTAGGCAAGATGGATCTAGGTGTTTTGTTAGCCATCTCACTTCATGCCGTTGATGATGAACTCAGAGAAAAACTAATGCCTATCAATAAAGCGTATAACATTGAGTCTATTATCAATGCAGTTAAAGCATTCCCAATAGACGCACGTAAACGGGTCATGTTTGAGTATTTAGTTATGAAAGGGATAAACGATGACCAGAAGAGTGCAAAGAAACTGGTGAAGCTCCTACATGGCATAAAATCGAAAGTTAATCTTATCTATTTTAACTCACATCCAGGAAGTGAATTTGGACGCCCCTTAGAAAAAGATATGGTAGCGTTTCAGCAGTATCTTGTTGATCATGGCGTATTATGTACCATCCGCCAATCAAAAGGCTTAGATATTAGTGCCGCCTGTGGTCAGCTTAAAGATAAGGAGCAAAAAAATGACAATGCTTGA
- the purB gene encoding adenylosuccinate lyase — protein MVERYAREEMKKHWTIEAKYDAWLKVEKAATKAWNKLGLIPDADCEKIVKNAKFNIERIDEIEKVTRHDVIAFLTSVADSLGEESRWVHYGMTSSDCIDTAVALQMRDSLHVIIEDVKTLMESLKTRAMEHKMTLMVGRSHGIHGEPITFGLVLAIWYEEIKRNLKNLENVMEVISVGQISGAMGNMAHSPIELEEYVCADLGLTPAPVSNQVIQRDRYAALMNALALLASSCEKIAVAIRHYQRTEVYECEEFFEKGQKGSSAMPHKRNPVLSENITGLCRMIRSYAIPAMENVALWHERDISHSSVERFILPDGFITTDFMLNRLNSVISKLVVYPENMMRNLNLTGGLVFSQRILLELPLKNVSREDAYKIVQRNAMKVWEDLQQGKPALNAEGESLYLQNLLSDEDLRAKLSETEIRECFDYAYYTKNIDKIFQRVFK, from the coding sequence ATGGTAGAGCGCTATGCACGAGAAGAGATGAAAAAGCATTGGACAATTGAAGCAAAATACGACGCATGGCTCAAAGTCGAAAAAGCTGCGACCAAAGCATGGAATAAACTAGGACTCATTCCTGATGCCGATTGTGAAAAGATTGTTAAGAATGCCAAGTTTAATATTGAGAGAATTGATGAAATTGAAAAAGTAACGCGTCATGATGTTATTGCCTTTTTAACCAGCGTAGCCGACAGTCTTGGAGAAGAGAGTAGATGGGTACACTACGGTATGACCAGCTCTGATTGTATTGATACGGCTGTTGCACTTCAAATGCGTGATTCATTACATGTAATTATCGAAGATGTCAAAACATTGATGGAATCTTTAAAAACCAGAGCAATGGAACACAAGATGACATTGATGGTTGGACGAAGTCACGGAATTCATGGTGAGCCTATTACTTTTGGTTTGGTTCTTGCCATTTGGTATGAAGAGATCAAACGAAACCTGAAAAATCTTGAAAATGTGATGGAAGTAATTTCAGTGGGACAAATCAGTGGAGCAATGGGTAACATGGCACACTCTCCAATTGAGTTAGAAGAATATGTATGTGCTGACCTTGGACTTACACCCGCTCCCGTTTCAAACCAAGTCATTCAACGTGATCGTTATGCGGCACTTATGAATGCGCTTGCTCTTTTAGCTTCAAGTTGTGAAAAAATTGCTGTAGCCATTCGTCACTATCAACGTACTGAAGTCTATGAATGTGAAGAGTTCTTTGAAAAAGGGCAAAAAGGCAGCTCTGCAATGCCTCACAAACGCAATCCTGTCCTTAGTGAGAATATTACAGGGCTCTGCCGTATGATAAGATCTTATGCGATTCCAGCTATGGAAAACGTTGCTTTATGGCACGAGCGAGATATTAGTCATAGTTCCGTTGAGCGCTTTATATTGCCAGATGGCTTTATAACGACTGACTTCATGCTCAACCGCCTTAACAGTGTCATCTCCAAACTGGTTGTTTACCCAGAAAACATGATGCGCAATCTTAACCTTACAGGCGGTCTTGTTTTCTCACAACGCATCCTTCTTGAGCTTCCACTTAAAAATGTATCTCGCGAAGACGCCTATAAAATCGTTCAACGCAATGCCATGAAAGTCTGGGAAGATCTTCAACAAGGAAAACCTGCCCTTAATGCTGAGGGTGAGAGCTTGTACCTTCAAAACTTACTCAGTGATGAAGACCTTCGCGCAAAACTGAGCGAAACAGAAATCAGAGAGTGTTTTGACTACGCTTACTATACAAAAAATATTGATAAAATTTTTCAAAGGGTGTTTAAATAA
- a CDS encoding fumarylacetoacetate hydrolase family protein, translating to MKTVILDGVRVAPSKVVCVGRNYVEHIKELNNEVPTSMVLFMKPNTALSSELITGAITPLHYEGEISFLIKQGKISAVGFGLDLTNRELQSELKGKGLPWERAKAFDGAAVMSQFVSIEESDIDKLSLQLWINDVLVQEGNIDLMIYKPLTVIKEINSFSTLVDNDIVMSGTPKGVGSYVKGDKFVGKIFVADREIIFKEWVAK from the coding sequence ATGAAAACAGTTATTTTAGATGGTGTAAGAGTTGCTCCAAGTAAAGTAGTGTGTGTGGGAAGAAATTATGTTGAGCACATTAAAGAGTTAAACAATGAAGTCCCTACTTCGATGGTTTTGTTTATGAAGCCTAACACGGCACTAAGCAGTGAGTTAATAACAGGTGCAATAACACCTCTTCATTATGAAGGAGAAATTTCTTTTTTAATCAAGCAAGGAAAGATTTCTGCTGTTGGTTTTGGGCTCGATCTAACTAACCGTGAACTTCAGAGTGAGCTTAAAGGAAAAGGTTTACCTTGGGAACGCGCAAAGGCTTTTGATGGCGCTGCTGTTATGAGTCAGTTTGTAAGTATTGAAGAATCAGACATTGATAAACTCTCTTTGCAACTCTGGATTAACGATGTGTTAGTTCAAGAGGGAAATATTGATTTGATGATCTATAAACCACTCACGGTTATTAAAGAGATTAACTCTTTTTCAACACTCGTAGATAATGATATTGTTATGAGTGGCACACCTAAAGGTGTTGGTAGTTATGTTAAAGGTGATAAATTTGTAGGTAAGATCTTTGTTGCAGATCGAGAAATTATTTTTAAAGAATGGGTAGCAAAATAA
- the rsmA gene encoding 16S rRNA (adenine(1518)-N(6)/adenine(1519)-N(6))-dimethyltransferase RsmA, whose amino-acid sequence MIEAKKKFGQNFLKDSTVLSKIIQAMPKSERKLVEIGPGLGDLTQELLKVKPLVAYEVDEDLCVYLRKKFSKEIDEGSLTLVHADVLSQFEKGSLLNEPYDLVANLPYYIATTIILDALEDPYCKSMEVMVQKEVAEKFAASPKTKEFTSLAILAQSVGVAKLLFDVDPTSFDPQPKVVSSILKIDKQKEFVEGSFSGIFETKEQLQKFKKYLRCSFQSPRKTWLKNISSEFDKQSVQDLMQMQNLPVTIRPHEISVLSHHLLFKHLRLNDARKRSNATTE is encoded by the coding sequence TTGATAGAGGCAAAGAAAAAATTTGGCCAAAATTTTTTAAAAGATAGTACTGTTCTAAGCAAAATCATCCAAGCGATGCCCAAGAGTGAGCGAAAACTCGTTGAAATAGGGCCTGGCTTAGGTGATTTGACGCAAGAACTACTCAAGGTTAAGCCTTTGGTAGCATACGAGGTCGATGAAGACTTGTGCGTTTATTTGAGAAAGAAATTCTCAAAAGAGATAGATGAGGGGAGCCTAACATTGGTCCACGCCGATGTTTTAAGCCAATTTGAAAAGGGTTCATTGCTCAACGAGCCCTATGATTTGGTGGCGAATTTACCCTATTATATTGCAACAACGATTATTTTGGACGCTTTAGAAGATCCTTATTGTAAATCAATGGAGGTGATGGTTCAAAAAGAGGTCGCAGAGAAATTTGCGGCATCTCCAAAAACCAAAGAATTTACTTCTTTAGCCATTTTAGCCCAAAGTGTTGGCGTTGCAAAACTACTTTTTGATGTCGATCCAACATCGTTTGATCCACAACCTAAAGTTGTCTCTTCTATTCTCAAAATTGACAAACAGAAAGAGTTTGTTGAGGGGTCATTTTCGGGTATTTTTGAAACCAAAGAGCAACTGCAAAAATTTAAAAAATATTTGCGTTGTTCGTTCCAAAGTCCTCGAAAAACTTGGTTGAAAAATATCTCTTCCGAGTTTGATAAGCAATCTGTGCAAGATTTGATGCAGATGCAAAACCTCCCAGTAACCATTCGTCCTCATGAAATAAGCGTCTTGTCTCATCATCTACTATTTAAACATTTAAGGTTGAATGATGCAAGAAAACGAAGTAACGCAACAACAGAATAA